In the Hordeum vulgare subsp. vulgare chromosome 7H, MorexV3_pseudomolecules_assembly, whole genome shotgun sequence genome, one interval contains:
- the LOC123408652 gene encoding beta-1,2-xylosyltransferase XYXT1-like isoform X1 — MMRTEGKATRSANRSSPWKSSYVAYGLLLGSLLVLLYLMVSTQLSYSQKALLDLDPAAIDSAETIPVKNRRSHPGQATVDDASRGMEEFSREEEEAKAKAHTEPSTPRRQEKQDESEQQWAGRNSIEEQLGNEIKSDNWEAKSQAKNEETAESKEFGGGTDDYNNVANAKPICDTSFGKYDICELAGDTRAQGGPGATVTLVSPRAPPKEWQIKPYSRKYLDGLKAVTVRSVPNSGDAPQCTTQLNIPAMVIELGGLTGNYWHDFTDVLVPLFIGARRFNGEVQLLVVNLLPFWVDRYKRIFGQISRHDIVDFENDDGAVRCYPHVVVGYGSRKEFTIDPSLDETGGDYTMVDFTKFLRHAYSLPRDRPIKLGDVRPPGGRRRRPRMIILERTNSRKILNLPEVIAAAEAAGFKVVVAGRPKASYDEFTREMNSFDVMVGVHGAGLTNCVYLPTGAVFLQIVPYGRLEEIAKTDFGDPARDMGLRYIEYSVAAEESSLMAVFGKEHPMIKDPAAIHLSGWGNVAEWYLGKQDVRINVERFRPSLLRALQHLR, encoded by the exons ATGATGCGAACGGAGGGGAAGGCGACGAGGAGCGCGAACCGATCGTCGCCGTGGAAGAGCAGCTATGTTGCATACGGCCTGTTGCTGGGCTCCCTGCTCGTGCTACTCTACCTGATGGTGTCGACGCAGCTCAGCTACAGCCAAAAAG CCTTGTTGGACTTGGACCCAGCGGCAATCGATTCAGCTGAAACAATCCCTGTAAAGAATCGAAGAAGCCATCCGGGGCAAG CCACTGTAGATGATGCGAGCAGAGGAATGGAGGAATtcagcagggaggaggaggaggccaaggccaaggcGCACACGGAACCATCAACGCCACGGCGTCAAG AGAAACAGGACGAAAGCGAGCAGCAATGGGCAGGGAGAAATTCGATCGAGGAACAACTAG GCAACGAAATCAAATCCGACAATTGGGAGGCGAAAAGCCAGGCCAAGAACGAGGAGACGGCCGAATCAAAGGAGTTCG GAGGAGGAACGGATGATTACAACAATGTGGCCAACGCCAAGCCGATCTGCGACACGTCGTTCGGCAAGTACGACATCTGCGAGCTGGCCGGCGACACGCGAGCCCAGGGAGGCCCCGGCGCCACCGTCACGCTCGTCTCGCCGCGGGCTCCCCCGAAGGAGTGGCAGATCAAGCCCTACTCCCGCAAGTACCTCGACGGGCTCAAGGCGGTCACGGTGAGGTCCGTTCCAAACTCCGGTGACGCCCCGCAGTGCACGACACAACTCAACATCCCGGCGATGGTGATCGAGCTTGGCGGGCTCACCGGCAACTACTGGCACGACTTCACCGACGTCCTCGTCCCGCTCTTCATCGGCGCGCGCCGCTTCAACGGGGAGGTCCAGCTGCTCGTCGTCAACCTCCTGCCTTTCTGGGTGGATAGGTACAAGCGGATCTTCGGCCAAATCTCGCGCCACGACATCGTGGACTTTGAAAACGACGACGGCGCCGTCCGGTGCTACCCGCACGTCGTCGTGGGCTACGGCAGCCGAAAGGAGTTCACCATCGACCCCTCTCTCGACGAAACGGGCGGGGATTACACCATGGTTGACTTCACCAAGTTCTTAAGGCACGCGTACTCGCTGCCGCGTGACCGGCCGATCAAGCTCGGCGACGTTCGCCCTCCCGGCGGGCGCCGGCGGCGTCCGCGAATGATCATCCTGGAGAGGACCAACAGCCGGAAGATCCTCAACCTCCCGGAGGTCATCGCGGCGGCCGAGGCCGCGGGGTTCAAGGTGGTCGTGGCCGGGCGTCCGAAGGCGAGCTACGACGAGTTCACGCGGGAGATGAACTCCTTCGACGTCATGGTCGGCGTGCACGGCGCCGGGCTGACAAACTGCGTGTACCTGCCCACGGGGGCCGTGTTCCTGCAGATCGTGCCGTACGGCCGGCTGGAGGAGATCGCCAAGACCGACTTCGGGGACCCGGCCCGCGACATGGGGCTCCGGTACATCGAGTACAGCGTCGCGGCGGAGGAGAGCTCGCTGATGGCCGTGTTCGGGAAGGAGCACCCCATGATCAAGGACCCCGCCGCCATCCACCTGAGCGGCTGGGGGAACGTGGCGGAGTGGTACCTCGGCAAGCAGGACGTGCGCATCAACGTGGAGAGGTTTAGGCCCTCTCTGCTACGGGCATTGCAGCATCTGCGGTAG
- the LOC123408652 gene encoding beta-1,2-xylosyltransferase XYXT1-like isoform X2 has protein sequence MMRTEGKATRSANRSSPWKSSYVAYGLLLGSLLVLLYLMVSTQLSYSQKALLDLDPAAIDSAETIPVKNRRSHPGQDDASRGMEEFSREEEEAKAKAHTEPSTPRRQEKQDESEQQWAGRNSIEEQLGNEIKSDNWEAKSQAKNEETAESKEFGGGTDDYNNVANAKPICDTSFGKYDICELAGDTRAQGGPGATVTLVSPRAPPKEWQIKPYSRKYLDGLKAVTVRSVPNSGDAPQCTTQLNIPAMVIELGGLTGNYWHDFTDVLVPLFIGARRFNGEVQLLVVNLLPFWVDRYKRIFGQISRHDIVDFENDDGAVRCYPHVVVGYGSRKEFTIDPSLDETGGDYTMVDFTKFLRHAYSLPRDRPIKLGDVRPPGGRRRRPRMIILERTNSRKILNLPEVIAAAEAAGFKVVVAGRPKASYDEFTREMNSFDVMVGVHGAGLTNCVYLPTGAVFLQIVPYGRLEEIAKTDFGDPARDMGLRYIEYSVAAEESSLMAVFGKEHPMIKDPAAIHLSGWGNVAEWYLGKQDVRINVERFRPSLLRALQHLR, from the exons ATGATGCGAACGGAGGGGAAGGCGACGAGGAGCGCGAACCGATCGTCGCCGTGGAAGAGCAGCTATGTTGCATACGGCCTGTTGCTGGGCTCCCTGCTCGTGCTACTCTACCTGATGGTGTCGACGCAGCTCAGCTACAGCCAAAAAG CCTTGTTGGACTTGGACCCAGCGGCAATCGATTCAGCTGAAACAATCCCTGTAAAGAATCGAAGAAGCCATCCGGGGCAAG ATGATGCGAGCAGAGGAATGGAGGAATtcagcagggaggaggaggaggccaaggccaaggcGCACACGGAACCATCAACGCCACGGCGTCAAG AGAAACAGGACGAAAGCGAGCAGCAATGGGCAGGGAGAAATTCGATCGAGGAACAACTAG GCAACGAAATCAAATCCGACAATTGGGAGGCGAAAAGCCAGGCCAAGAACGAGGAGACGGCCGAATCAAAGGAGTTCG GAGGAGGAACGGATGATTACAACAATGTGGCCAACGCCAAGCCGATCTGCGACACGTCGTTCGGCAAGTACGACATCTGCGAGCTGGCCGGCGACACGCGAGCCCAGGGAGGCCCCGGCGCCACCGTCACGCTCGTCTCGCCGCGGGCTCCCCCGAAGGAGTGGCAGATCAAGCCCTACTCCCGCAAGTACCTCGACGGGCTCAAGGCGGTCACGGTGAGGTCCGTTCCAAACTCCGGTGACGCCCCGCAGTGCACGACACAACTCAACATCCCGGCGATGGTGATCGAGCTTGGCGGGCTCACCGGCAACTACTGGCACGACTTCACCGACGTCCTCGTCCCGCTCTTCATCGGCGCGCGCCGCTTCAACGGGGAGGTCCAGCTGCTCGTCGTCAACCTCCTGCCTTTCTGGGTGGATAGGTACAAGCGGATCTTCGGCCAAATCTCGCGCCACGACATCGTGGACTTTGAAAACGACGACGGCGCCGTCCGGTGCTACCCGCACGTCGTCGTGGGCTACGGCAGCCGAAAGGAGTTCACCATCGACCCCTCTCTCGACGAAACGGGCGGGGATTACACCATGGTTGACTTCACCAAGTTCTTAAGGCACGCGTACTCGCTGCCGCGTGACCGGCCGATCAAGCTCGGCGACGTTCGCCCTCCCGGCGGGCGCCGGCGGCGTCCGCGAATGATCATCCTGGAGAGGACCAACAGCCGGAAGATCCTCAACCTCCCGGAGGTCATCGCGGCGGCCGAGGCCGCGGGGTTCAAGGTGGTCGTGGCCGGGCGTCCGAAGGCGAGCTACGACGAGTTCACGCGGGAGATGAACTCCTTCGACGTCATGGTCGGCGTGCACGGCGCCGGGCTGACAAACTGCGTGTACCTGCCCACGGGGGCCGTGTTCCTGCAGATCGTGCCGTACGGCCGGCTGGAGGAGATCGCCAAGACCGACTTCGGGGACCCGGCCCGCGACATGGGGCTCCGGTACATCGAGTACAGCGTCGCGGCGGAGGAGAGCTCGCTGATGGCCGTGTTCGGGAAGGAGCACCCCATGATCAAGGACCCCGCCGCCATCCACCTGAGCGGCTGGGGGAACGTGGCGGAGTGGTACCTCGGCAAGCAGGACGTGCGCATCAACGTGGAGAGGTTTAGGCCCTCTCTGCTACGGGCATTGCAGCATCTGCGGTAG